In Drosophila bipectinata strain 14024-0381.07 chromosome 2R, DbipHiC1v2, whole genome shotgun sequence, one genomic interval encodes:
- the Tbcb gene encoding tubulin-folding cofactor B, producing MAQIIESGKSDFIKANVSNSHNDAVAFEVKLAKDLTVAELKSKLEILTGGCAGTMKVELYKGDTCLSTLDNNNAQLGYYANCDGLRLHVIDSFANFSFDNATVEKFELTKDQYDQRTNSVRNYLKQNKLGKYNEEEMAQAEEKRRQQAEEMQKRAELCIVGSRCEVTVPGNPRRRGTIRYNGELDGKSGVFIGVEYDEPLGKNNGSVAGKAYFTCQPNYGGFVSPLSVTVGDFPKEEFNLDDEL from the exons ATGGCACAGATAATTGAGTCGGGTAAATCGGATTTCATCAAGGCGAATGTGTCCAACTCCCACAACGATGCAGTGGCTTTTGAGGTGAAGCTTGCCAAGGATCTAACAGTGGCTGAGCTTAAG AGCAAACTGGAGATATTGACTGGAGGCTGTGCTGGAACTATGAAAGTGGAGCTCTACAAGGGTGACACATGCCTGTCCACGCTGGACAACAACAACGCCCAGCTGGGTTACTATGCCAACTGCGATGGCCTGCGTCTGCACGTCATCGATAGCTTCGCCAACTTTAGCTTTGACAACGCTACCGTTGAGAAATTCGAGCTGACAAAGGATCAGTATGACCAGCGAACCAATTCTGTGAGAAACTACCTCAAGCAGAACAAGCTGGGCAAGTACAACGAAGAGGAGATGGCCCAGGCTGAGGAGAAGCGCCGGCAGCAGGCCGAGGAAATGCAAAAGCGGGCGGAACTATGCATCGTGGGTTCAAGATGCGAG GTCACAGTTCCTGGGAATCCACGACGTCGTGGAACCATTCGGTATAATGGAGAGCTGGATGGTAAGAGTGGGGTTTTCATTGGAGTAGAATATGATGAGCCTCTTGGGAAAAATAATGGAAG CGTTGCTGGCAAAGCTTACTTTACCTGTCAACCCAACTATGGGGGCTTCGTCTCCCCACTTTCCGTTACGGTTGGTGATTTCCCAAAAGAAGAGTTCAACCTGGATGATGAGCTCTGA